In Sphaeramia orbicularis chromosome 5, fSphaOr1.1, whole genome shotgun sequence, the genomic stretch taaactaaaagttttCCTTTCATTTACAGACACACAGTTCAGTTCAGAGCTGGTCTGCAGACACTCTGCTGTGTGCTGTGATGGACTCACACCactattaaaacacacacacacacacacactgaaatccaAAGTCAGTGCTGAAGTGTCTGACTGGGGTTAACTCTTTCATTAAACACACCCACCAATGTCCAAGTCCATTTCAAGCTTCCAAAGGTTCTACCAGCAGCCcccagcagcccccccccccccagttacttttatcaccgtcatttatttggttcaatctccacactcttcacactccccacacattactccTCCTCTTCGTACCTGCTgctctgaactgtgaatgtcacgcggccgaaagtggtatcagtgcagttgtaacggatatcttttatgagtacgagtacaagtacacacactgagcatcggagccgatgcccgatactgggatcggatcggtgcatccctactaaatTCTAAATCTACAGCTGTTTCCACTGCATTTATTCACACATTTTTCCATCGTATAaaggtataaaaaaaacattcacagcCAAAAAGAAAGCAGCTCagtacaaaagacaaaaaacatgtgaCTGGAGCTGTGAATGACTTCAGGTACACTGGACCTCAAAGGTGATGGTCCCAGTCTGCCCTCTAGTGGACAAAAAACAGATACAGATGCATTTGAAACATGCACTGGAACagatttggtcttttttttaatcaggaaACTGACATGTTTCACAACCAGGAAAACATCCTGACAATGgaataaaacaatgtgatgtAAAACTCCTCATGAATATGAAATATTACAAGTAAAGTTAGAATTAATTAAGATGTGCTTCTTTGACATTTCAacaaaaaacttacattaaaaaaGACCTTAGATGGAAGTGTGTGCACACCAGGACTAAAGTGGAACTGGACCCTGGGCGTCAACACTGGAACTGTCCATGGACTTTCAGCAGGTTCCTCTCATCAGTCGGTTCCTGTCATCAGTTGGTTCCTCTTACTCTAGTTCTTCCACCAAACTGCCTGTTAATCCTTCATCTTCTGCGTCACATGACTAACACACATCTCCTCCTATTGTTTGCTCATTTGTGAAATACAGCATCACCACAGGTTTGTGTTTGCACATGTGCTTTAAGGGTACTTACTTTTCATGGTTCCAGCTTCTtcctcatcgtcatcatcatcagagTTGATGACCATGGTGCCCAGCTGGGACTGCATGGTTCCGGTGTCGTGTTCAATCATGGTCCAGGCCGTGCCCCCTAATGAACCGGCGGCCCGGACAGTCCCAGAGTCCCCCGTCCCTGCTCGTACCATCGTCCCCCGGTCCACCTCATCTTCATCCTGAGACACACAAACCGAAGCTTTAGTCCAAGTTACAACTGCAACTCCTGTAACCATCAACAGCATTAGAGCTGAAGGACATGATGAAACATTCTACAGCTGATGTCACACTATCTTTTCCCCTCCACTCCAGAAGCAGGTTCAGGACACTCAGGACTAGAACAAACCCACTCAAACACAGGTTTTACCCACTAGCGGTTCAAAGTCCGTACCGAATTGTCGTCGTCGTCTGCGTCCTGCTCCCTCTGCTCGGCCTCCTCTTGTCTCTTCAGTTTGATCTCCATGGCGTCTGTGATCAGCGCTCGGAGGGTGGAGCTGGGCTTCGCAAACTTAATGAAAGGATGCTGAAGGACACAGATGGCAATGAAGACATACAAAGACACACAGTCAGTCCAAGTCAAAGGTTACAGCTCATTTTACATCTTCTATCCATCAAATATACTAATGCCATTTGAAGAACAGAACCTTCACTTTTCTGTTTGAACAGACACAGTTCATTTGTAACCCAGTGGAAGCACCTGTAACAGCTGTGTGGCAGTGGCCCTCTGTTCAGGGTTTTTCACCAAACACTGGCCAACGAACTGTTGAAACTCTGAAGACCACAAGTCTGGGTTTCGAAACTTCGGGGGATCATTTGTAGGAATCATGAAGATGGCCTGGAAAAGGAAACACAAGATTCATTAGAGTGGATATACACGTGAAATAAAAATATGCACTTTACACACACAAGAGTGAACCAGAAGACAGAAGACCAGAAGACAGAAGACAGGAAGACCAGAAGACAGGAAGACCAGAAGACAGAAGACCAGAAGACAGAAGACCAGAAGACAGGAAGACCAGAAGACAGAAGACCAGAAGACAGGAAGACCAGAAGACAGAAGACCAGAGGACAGAAAGACCAGAGGACCAGAAGACAGAAAGACCAGAGGACAGAAGACCAGAAGACAGAAGACCAGAAGACAAGAAGACAGGAAGACAGGAAGACCAGAGGACCAGAAGACAGAAAGACCAGAGGACAGAAGACCAGAAGACAGAAGACAAGAAgaccagaggacagaagacaggaaGACCAGAAGACAGAAGACCAGAAGACAAGAAGACCAGAAGACAAGAAGACCAGAAGACAAGAAgaccagaggacagaagacaggaaGACCAGAAGACAGAAGACCAGAAGACAGGAAGACCAGGATGGAGTGTGTCTCACCCTCATGGGATGGATGTCTGCGTACGGGGGCTTCCCTTCGGCCATCTCTATCGCTGTTATTCCCAGGGACCAGATGTCTGCCACGCAGTTGTATCCAATCTCCTGGATGACCTCTGGGGCCATCCAGAACGGCGTACCGATCACTGTGTTCCGCTTCGCCATGGTGTCCTGTCACGGCAGACCAGGAAGAACATTACAGAACCTTTAGTAGACATGGTCCCACCCACACAGCCCCACCCACACAGTCAGTATGTGTCCCACAGAGGGTTTCTTTAAAGCTGAAGGGGTCTCACTGTGAGCTGTCCGGCCACTCCAAAGTCTGCCAGTTTGGCCTGACCCTCGCTGTTCAACAGGATGTTTCCAGCTTTGATGTCTCTGTGGATTTTCCTCATGAAGTGAAGATACTCCAGACCTTTAAGAGTCGACTGAAGGATGGTGGCGATCTCCTCCTCTGTGAGCTACGACACAAACACAGGACAAGCAGGGATGAAGATACAGCTGGGAGTACAATACAgctgcaggtaaacaaacaaacaaacaagtaacaAACAGTCAGTACAATACAGCTgcaggtagggctgtgcaattaatcgaaattcaattacgatttcgattattagacgcaacaattacaaaaattatgtaatcgagaaaaaacgattattatttttgagttgttttaattcacgcgcacgcaagctaccatgagctgctctgccccgcccccctctaagctactgctgcctgctagccggcaggtccaccccaagaggaaagttgtacctagcggtctggacaaatggcaggagaatcacagcagaagtgcttggtaaacaaaaaaggcaagtcaaattcaattgtatggaatcactttgggtttgatgaagaagacgaagagcaaaaacacatcacgtgcaaaaagtgtttcgtagttgtgtccgcaccgaccgctaacacaacaaacctttgtaaccatctaaagtttaaccaccgccaccgttatcataatcttatgaaaaactaaaacacataaaaacaacttcgtccgcaatgtaatcttcagtttccgaatctctttacgctgcaactcccgtattaacctgacctaacctaacccgtataaccctaatgtgcgtattctagatggctgatgtatacagaaggcctgaactgaaacctcacggcacgccactgaatttactgtttcatactacattgaacatacttgaatttataatttgcactttacgtgagttttttttttttttttttttaaattgctacagttctatggcaagtctatagcagtttaattacagtgcactatttatttacaaaaggaaacatacttgaatttacagtacacttatttgcattcaaagatttttttgtttcatacaaaagtgaacatactttgctttagtggttaaaagctttatttatgtttaaagagtatattttacattgttttgcaagaaaaaaataaacaactttaaggttaacaaataatcgtttttaataatcgtgatttcaattattgctaaaataatcgtgattttttttttttttctataatcgagcagccctagctgcaggtaaacaaacaaaaaaataaacaaacaagtaacAAACAGTCAGTACAATACAGCTGCaggtacacaaacaaacaaaaacaaacagaaagacagacagacaaagagtcAGTACAATACAgctgcaggtaaacaaacaaacaaataaacaaagagtCAGTACAATACAGTGGCAggtacacaaacaaaaaaacaaagagtcaGTACAATACAgctgcaggtaaacaaacaatcaaataaacagacaaagagTCAGTACAATAAAACTGCaggtacacaaacaaacaaacaaataaacagacaaactgacaaaGAGTAAGTACAATACAGCCACaggtaaacaacaaacaaacagacaaacaaacagagagacagacaaacaaacagacaaacaaacaaagagtcAGTACAATACAgccacaggtaaacaaacaaacaaacaaacaaacagacaaatgtgCATCActataagtgtctgtgtgaaacgacagtggaaccaatgttgagCAGgagcaaaattaataaaaaaactaaGCTTGGATTTGATTCAGAAAAACTGTCACCGAATAGTTTTAAAAATTGATTCGAGTCGATTCATCGTTTCAACTCTAGTGTTTTTAGAACAGTTCTGATTTTCTGCAGAAATGACTTCATTAAACACTCAAATGTTCGATATTGTGatatttactgttgtttccaggtGCATTTAAAGACAGTTCTACAGAatgtaaatgaacagaaaactACAAATTAAATACAAACTGGATATATTATACATCGAACATCTGGATCAAATGACTCATATCAGGATTAGACACCTGTCACATGGTACGCACAAGCAAACTCAAACTAATATGTGGTTTACCCACAcgtcaaaaataaatacataaaactggGGGCAGTCCAAGTTATGGATGGGCTTTTATCTAATATTAAAAGGTTTCCTTTGGTTTCCCACTTCTCTggaatcatacacacacacatattagaccattagtgtgtgagtgtgtgtgtgtgttgttactatatgtatttatgtttatttatgtgtgtgttgttactGTATGTACttatgtttattacctccgccaaggaggttatgtttttgcctgggtttgtttgtttgtctgtccgttagtgtgcaacataactcaaaaagttatggacagattttgatgaaattttcagggtttgttggaaatgggataaggaagaaatgattaaattttggtggtggtcgggggtgggggggcccacgggggggcccactgatcagccttggcggaggtctgcgctctccgagtgcttctagtttatgtaCATGTTGTTACTGTATTTACAAGGCCTGTAATGGTCCACATACTGTAcagaaccgtttcagtacacacctgttcggttcggtacacagctgtaccaaaatggcacactatgttgagaaaaagaaaacggaacgaaagacgtcgttcgatgcagaactttaaatccgcgcaacttccacacggacatattgtctctctgtctctctcacacgctgtataacagaggaatagaatctgggagttggacgttgaaagtatgtaaagtttcacttttgtttcatggcagcgttagttaagttagttatggaccctcccccgtgtttttgacaaattgcaccctgcacacacacacacacacacacaagtacacacagtgtcctaaacagtttgttctctgtcctaaaataaatattttagttcattttgttgtcagtgtttctcttcagtttgttttaacagaataccactttaccctcttgttaatgttgcacttcatgtggaattttttggttgctctttttctgcagaatgtgaactgacagaacttggattagatttgtgttgtttgttcaaaactacctttaagggaaaagtgcaatactaatgtttaaaatacatttagtaatattttatttattttattttctatttgatttacagcagcagaattatatttttcctgtttttctatattctattgtctccaaaaattgggggaaaaatgttcaaaaattcataataaatgcatcaaagacattttgaggggttttctttcttcctgtactgaaccaaaaaaaaacgaaccgtggctttgaaaactgaaaacataacgaaatgaaaattttgtgtaccctTGCAGGCctaatatttatgtttatttatgtgtgtgttgttactgtatgtttgtttatgtgtgtgtgttgttactgtatgtatttatgtttatgtgtgcgtgtgtgtgtgtgtgtgttggtggtaTTGCATTACCGTCTTATTGCGTATTCGAATGATGTCCGACACTGATCCGGCCCCGCAGTACTCCATGACGATCCACAGGTCACTGTTCTTGAAGTAGCTGCCATAGTATCGCACCACATGAgggctgaacacacacacacacacgcacacacgcacacacgcacacacacacacacacacacacacacacacacacacacacacacacacactgaactgggGCTGCATTCACACACCTGAACACTTCAAACGGTGTCTGATTTCATTCACTATAGGATCAGCTTTCACCATAAACAGCAAATATCATGTGGACATGATCAACTCTGCAGTAAAACTgaaatctttaaaaaatatatatctgtcatcgtttagagcagtggttctcaaactgtggggcgggcccacTAGGGGAGGCACGAAGGCTTGTCAGAGGGGGCATGGgctcactcctgggtgtttttttttcttcaggttagaacatgtatcaggtggaactaatgttttagcgttggagcaccctggactcattttaaggacatacaacaaacaaatctactgccatggtgatctgtcactagactagacaaagagtttaggtttgaagaatggacaaggacaggactggaaaagaaaaaaaagtcatatgtttgtgtttttgcacagtttgtacagtttgcatgtTAAttttctgagatgtgcaatgtaaataggctcattgcagccactgatattgttcatttttgttaccaaaatttgtttgttgttctaaaaaaagttactttattgtcatagttgtaagataattgcacatttcctatttttatttggaaaaatattatctCAGGGAGctgtcttgttgagtttatttgtattattcacgcaaaaatcttaaatttatttttaatttgtacaacaaattattgaaaaaaaaaaaaaaaagcaaaaagtattgttacaatattgatgtttctttcaaaaaagttataattgcaccactgtttaaaatgttgttggggttgagggggacctggagatttttcatcctccaaaggggggcccaagAGAAAaacattgagaaccactggtttacactaaaacatatacaGTAGAAATATTGTGAACATTATTTGAACAAGTTACATACAAGGTTTCACACATTAACTAAATGACATACAAGGTTTCACAGAATAACTAAATTACATACAAGGTTTCACAGACTTAACTcgggctccgcccacagcaggtcttaatgcactattagatttttgggttaaatctgatttttttgtgtgtgttggttcatattctgtatcaaatgtgacttctatcagttttgagtctgaactgaatgtgacactgaagtgacccacatggactaaagaggtcctgaagtgacccacatggactaaagaggtcctgaagtgacccacatggactaaagaggtcctgatggaataccagaccacacagacacacactgtgtttacagaaggaaatatgaggTGTCTCATCTCGGCGCCGaactgtgacatttgtcgcatttcaatgacgtaaaggttggataaatgcaacctggaggttcagactgaagtcacactggaaaatatcagatctggatcagatttaggaccacatatgaaagtggtccaggtcagatttaggaccacatatgaaagtggtccaggtcagatttggaccacacaGAACCTGCCGTCTGAACGCAGCCTTAGTTCTTAAACGTACCTGTTGCACTGCTGCATGATGGAGATCTCCTTGATGATCTCCTGAAGGTCGGATTCCACAGGAACCTGTTTGATGGCGACTATCTCCCCTGTTTCTTTATAATGGGCTTTAAACACACAGCCATAGGACCTGCACACAAAACAGTGACAGTCATTACCACAGCTGTTGAGCAGGGCACGAGTGTGTACGACTGTGTATGGGTGTGTACGAGTGTGTACGattgtgtacatgagtgtgtataAGTGTATACGActatgtatgagtgtgtataagtgtatatgagtgtgtatgagtgtgtataagtgtgtacgAGGGTGTATATGAGTGAGtataagtgtgtatgagtgtgtataagtgtgtatatgagtgagtataagtgtgtatgagtgtgtataagtgtgtatatgagtgagtataagtgtgtatgagtgtgtataagtgtgtatatgagtgagtataagtgtgtatgagtgtgtataagtgtgtatatgagtgtgtataagtgtgtatatgagtgtgtataagtgtgtatgagtgtgtataagtgtgtatatgagtgagtataagtgtgtatgagtgtgtataagtgtgtatatgagtgagtataagtgtgtatgagtgtgtatatgagtgtgtataactgtgtatgagtgtgtacgagtgtgtataagtgtgtatatgagtgagtataagtgtgtataagtgtgtatatgagtgagtacaagtgtgtatgagtgtgtataagtgtgtacgAGGGTGTATATGAGTGAGTATaagtgtacatgagtgtgtaagtgtgtatatgagtgtgtatgagtgtgtataagtgtgtatatgagtgagtataagtgtgtatgagtgtgtataagtgtgtatatgagtgagtataagtgtgtatgagtgtgtataagtgtgtatatgagtgtgtataagtgtgtatatgagtgtgtataagtgtgtatgagtgtgtataagtgtgtatatgagtgagtataagtgtgtatgagtgtgtataagtgtgtatatgagtgagtataagtgtgtatgagtgtgtatatgagtgtgtataactgtgtatgagtgtgtacgagtgtgtataagtgtgtatatgagtgagtatgagtgtgtataagtgtgtatatgagtgagtacaagtgtgtatgagtgtgtataagtgtgtatatgagtgagtataagtgtgtatgagtgtgtatatgagtgtgtataactgtgtatgagtgtgtacgagtgtgtataagtgtgtatatgagtgagtataagtgtgtatgagtgtgtacgagtgtgtatatgagtgtgtataagtgtgtatgagtgtgtataagtgtgtatatgagtgagtataagtgtgtatgagtgtgtataagtgtgtatatgagtgagtataagtgtgtatgagtgtgtatatgagtgtgtataactgtgtatgagtgtgtacgagtgtgtataagtgtgtatatgagtgagtatgagtgtgtataagtgtgtatatgagtgagtacaagtgtgtataagtgtgtatatgagtgagtataagtgtgtatgagtgtgtatatgagtgtgtataactgtgtatgagtgtgtacgagtgtgtataagtgtgtatatgagtgagtataagtgtgtatgagtgtgtacgagtgtgtaggagtgtatacgagtgtgtataagtgtgtacaagtgtgtatgagtgtgtatatgagtgtgtataagtgtgtatgagtgtgtacgagcgtgtataagtgtgtatatgagtgagtataagtgtgtatgagtgtgtacgagtgtgtatgagtgtgtacgagtgtgtataagtgtgtatatgagtgagtataagtgtgtatgagtgtgtacgagtgtgtatgagtgtgtacgagtgtgtatgagtgtataCGAGTGTGTACAAGTGTGTAcaagtgtgtataagtgtgtatatgagtgtgtatgagtgtttataagtgtgtatgagtgtgtataagtgtgtatgagtgtgtacgagtgtgtatatgagtgtgtataagtgtgtataaGAGTGTGTACgggtgtgtataagtgtgtatatgagtgtgtataagtgtatatgagtgtgtataagtgtacatgagtgtgtataagtgtgtacgagtgtgtataagtgtgtatatgagtgtgtataagtgtacatgagtgtgtataagtgtgtacgagtgtgtatatgagtgtgtttaagtgtacatgagtgtgtataagtgtgtacgagtgtgtataagtgtgtatatgagtgtgtgtaagtgtacatgagtgtgtatgagtgtgtatgagtgtttggtggaggtcagaggtcactgctGACTGGCAgacatccatctgtccgtccgtctgcctgtctgtccatccgttcgtccatctgtctgtccgtccatctgtctgtctgtccgtctgtccattagtCCATCTGTCCGCCGGTCCATCCatttgtccgtctgtccatccatctgtccgtctgtccatccatctgtctgtccgtccatccatctgtccgtctgtccatccatctgtccgtctgtccatccatctgtccgtccgtccgtcccagGACAGCTGTGTCCACAGATGCAGGTTAATGTCAGTATGTGAATGTGGAGTCAATGAATAAAGATAAAGTTGATTTTGAACAGaagtaacaataaaaaataatggtgaacaaaaggcaaagagacaTGCCACATTTAAACGGAACACTCTAGAACACTGAAGGCAATAAggtaaccaaaaaaaagaaatggagtaggaagaagctgacacccccccgcccccctgtTGTTACTGTATCTGTGGAAAATAAGGCTTTTATACATCTGACActtgtgatgttttcacactgtttgatatTTTGTTCCATTCTGTTCCACAAAACTACTCCACCATATGAAACACATGTTGAACATTAGTTCTAGTCCAACATTAGTCAGGACTCCATCTGCACGTGGGAAGAACTTCTGTTTATTTCTGACTCTGTCTaatatttgtgctgttttaaatGTGAATGTATGTGGGAGTGAGagtggtttgttggtttgttccaGATATTCTGTGTTGTTAATGAATAATAGATTCAGTGTAAACACTCAGAGTTCAGACTAAAGAAAAGCTCCGTATAAATCCAACTCATTATCATCTATTATTTGAACTCTGTGATTTGAAGTCTGTCATGGTTTACTTTGAAGGTTTCTGCTCCATCTCACATTAGGTATTCGAAGTGTTCTGTCATTGAGTCTAGTTTAGACATGAGTCTAAACA encodes the following:
- the LOC115419989 gene encoding serine/threonine-protein kinase 3/4-like yields the protein MENKDKVQMRNHPRRQLKKLSEDSLTKQPEEVFDVLEKLGEGSYGCVFKAHYKETGEIVAIKQVPVESDLQEIIKEISIMQQCNSPHVVRYYGSYFKNSDLWIVMEYCGAGSVSDIIRIRNKTLTEEEIATILQSTLKGLEYLHFMRKIHRDIKAGNILLNSEGQAKLADFGVAGQLTDTMAKRNTVIGTPFWMAPEVIQEIGYNCVADIWSLGITAIEMAEGKPPYADIHPMRAIFMIPTNDPPKFRNPDLWSSEFQQFVGQCLVKNPEQRATATQLLQHPFIKFAKPSSTLRALITDAMEIKLKRQEEAEQREQDADDDDNSDEDEVDRGTMVRAGTGDSGTVRAAGSLGGTAWTMIEHDTGTMQSQLGTMVINSDDDDDEEEAGTMKRRDETLQPVKPSFLEYFEQKEKEANLHNDAGENNADNRRLPAEADLEVLQTWTVEELRLRLASLDPQMEQEIEEIHQRYQAKRQPILDAIEAKKRRQQNF